acaaattttaggCAAAatgtgtgaggagctcgaggagagagggggaagaacagaggaggagaggggaaaggggaagaacaaagcgagctcgggtggacgaagggtttatgtacgtggacctttagtaccggttcatcccacgaaccggtactaaaagtgctggaggggccccaaactgacaacaccctgccaccaccctctttagtaccggtgcgtggcacgaaccggtactaatgagaacggccggctagccgttggaaccggcactaatggacacattagtgccggctcaaaaccaaaccggcactaatgtgtctcatattaggtcctttttctactagtgtttcccTCTATAATCTCTAGTTAAATCCTAGACACATAGTTTTAGATCTAACTATCAAAATAATTTTGATGTTGTGGCTTAACGCGGGGTCCCTATTATAACCCTGTATTTTTTCACTACCGGATTTTTCCTACAATCTCTACTTAAATTCTAGACAGACAATTCTAGATCTAACTTAAAATAGGTTTCATGACGTGGCTTAATGTGGTGTTTCTCTTAGAACCCAGTATTTTGCTTttattatataatagatagattgATAGATTAAAATATCATATAGCATATCAAGCTAACTTCATTTTAAGAAGTTAATGACCCTTGAAAAACTTAAGAACTAACATAACCACGAAAAATTAATTTGGAATCCCcctcacccacacacacacacacacaaaatcattCCTGTCTAATCAGAAAACAAGTAAGGTACAACTGAAGGCGCCTTACCCATATGCATGTTTGACCTCGGGTTGTCCATGGCCGTTGGTCGCGCCGTCAACGTGGCATGTCCTTGTCCCGCCTAAGGGCCAGGCACGGCATATGGATTCATGCAAGCGACAAAAACGTAGGCGTGTTATGCAACTTATCACGCAATAGTATTAGGCGTTGTACCTGCACATTTACTGGAGCCTCTTATGAATTTGTGGTTGCGTCTGTAGTGATATGCATTCAAGAAAGTGCTTTGTCACGTCTGGCTTATCAGAACTTCTTACATATTATGTTTGCCCGAGCTCTTCACCATGCTTGTCAGAGTCTCTGTTCTAATTTTCTTAACTAGTCTAGTTGTTTGGCGTTTCGCACCAAAGTTCTCAGGGCCTCGAACATATCATTTCACTAAAGGGGATAAATGTTTCAATCATAAGTAGTAAAATTGATAGGCGTCTCTCATTTATCAATGGATCTGGTAATTTGAACCGTCTGTCCCATTGCAATAAGTGTTGAATCACAAACCTGCCCGTTTAATACCCTTCCCTGAAGCAGTTATATTTTCCCCTCAAAACCCCTGGTCCGGCCATATCGCATCTTCTTCCCCCTGCATTGCCTATGTAGGATGAAGCTTTCCATTCATCGCTGCCGTATGTAGTTGTAATCCATTTGTTCGGCAATCGTTTCCTTCCATGAAGTCTTCGTTCTTCCACGTCAACGTCGGTGTCTGATCTGTGAAGTAGCACTGCCAATGGCCTCCCTTCAGATCTGCATGTATGCAGATAGGATACATATGCACGCCAAGTTGTTTATAATAGATCAAGTGGAATTCTTGCATAGGAAATAAAGTGAAGATTAGCTCCTAGAAGCATTTACAGCCAGACGCCCCAAACCGGCCTCAAACACCTCGATGGCCCgcccggtcactgaccggtcaTGATTTTCGACCCATACAGGCCCCTGAAATGGTCCTCGAACGCCCAGGCTGACCGACACCCCTCGTATCCAGCCCACATAaggggcggatatgggggcgcccgggcaCGCCTGCCACGCCCAGGCTGCCGGAGCCGAGCACGGAGATCGCCGACATCTCCAACAAGGAGTAACTAGGTGATCGATGTAGTACGTAGATTTTTATAGTTTACATGCCTTTTGTATGAATTTGAGAATCTAGTATGAGATGTCCAGATGCAAGAAGTGAAATTTAAGGGGTGCTCGGTCACTGCCCGCGGACGCGCACGCGCCTGGGCGCGTCCGTGGGCGTTTTGATGAGCCATACTTGACATAtccagctgtagatgctctaagatgtCAACCATTAAATTTTCTTTAGCAGGTTAGGCCGTATGCCGCTTTAGTGCCAACCTTGACTTTATTCCATGTGCCAAAATCCCTCTTGATCAATTCTAAACCATATCCCTAGAACTTTGATGTGCATATGGATTCCGATATGAATTGTTGCCCAAGCTACTTTACTATAGCGATTAAACTTATTGATAACCTAGTTATGTCTGAATATTTTAGAACCATACATGATGCTACACAAATTTTATTGGCCATAATAATAGCCATTTAGTGAGCTGTGAGCATGTTAGGTATTTTAttttttcttgagcttgcatgtgagGGATTAATTAACGAGGAtcttgattattattattattattattattattattattttgtattcCACGATGTTTCAAGTGTTGAGACCTTTGAACTTAGATTTTTGATCGATTGTTCTTCCATGTGTTTTACTTCAAAAAACAAAAGACCTTTAGTGTGTTCGAAACGGATAAAGCAAACTAGCTAGATCGGTTGCTCGCTGCCAAGCTTGAGCAGGTATGGTGTGATTGTTTTGCATAGGTTTGGTTTGTTGAGCCGGCAAAAAGAAAAGATAGGTGATGGGTCATTGTCAGCAGTTATTATCGCCCTTTTTCTATATTTGATGGGTCTATGGAGAAGATGATAAAGGTCAAGCTTGCAGAGCtttcctttttttttttgaaacagaaaCCATAATGAGCATTGGAGTCTCAACTCTTTTTGGTAAAGGTAGAGCAATCCTTGTCACGAGCATTGCCAGCAAACCGGCAAATGCACGCCTAACCACTCTACTAGCTAGTAACTGTACCAGCTAGCGTCATATACATCAGTAACCAAGTAATTATACCACTCTAACTATCAGGCAAGTAGTTTAACACTAGGCCATCAAGACCAAAAAAATAAGCTACTGAATGGATCGTGAAAATTTGATATGCTACTGGAGTACCGTGCAGCTAAAATAAGTTAGCTAGCTTTTGACTGCCATGTAGAGCATCGTATGCATGTGCCTGTGTTGAGTCGTTTCACCCACATCGCATTGATTTTCTttctgtactactccctccgttcggaattacttgtcgtagaaatgaatgtatctagatgtattttagttctaaatacatttatttccgagacaagtaattacgaacggagggagtacatcccattgcaaagaaagaaagaaattacGTCGTTGCCAAAGATGGCACACGCGCTCGGCTGGGTGTAGTAATGCAATGCATATAGGCAGCTAGCTAGCTTCCCGGCCGGTTGGTTGTTTCCTCTGCCCACCGTCCTGTCACTGCCTGTTCACATCACATGCTTGTTCCAGTGATTCTAATTATATCTTGTGAATTGTTGTTATTATGATCAGTGAGTTACCAGTATGCTTAATTATATCCAGCTAGCTTCTTGGGTATTACTACTGTACTTACTGTATTAATTAATGTTGGTGCCACTGTTTGCCATTCATTGTGTTGTTCATTCCTTGTGGCAACCAACCGCTGGCCTATCAATGTGACTTGGAAATGGCTAGTCCATCGGGGTTCAGGCACATGTTTCATTCCTTGGAATTTTGGATGCAGAGTGACATGTGTTAATCCATTTTGATCGTTTTGACGTTCTGACAGTTTCGGGTTTTCATATAGGTTGGGTCCTATCTTGGTGGTTGGCCATGCCTGGCAGCAGGCAGCTGCCTAGTTTTAGTACTACGTGCAGTGAAGAGTGATGATCGGTCCGGGGTAGCTCAGGTGCACGCGCACGTGACGTTCGTACCTACTCAGATGCCCTCCCTCCACTTGTTGCACAACCGAACGCCTTAAACCCGCCTCAGATGCCCGGGCGGGCCGTCCGGTCCCTGTTCAGTCATGTTTTTTTACCTAGGTTGTTTCCTTAAACAGGCCTCAAATGcctgggctgaccggcaccccccatatccagcccaaatatgaggtGGATATAGGGCGACCGGGCACGCCCGCCAAGTCGGACCCGACAGCCCGACCACACCCCAAATTGCACCAAGTACACCAAACCCTTCCTCCTCCCGTCGCACTAAACCTTTCCCGCGCCCGGACCGTTGCCATCGTCCACCCTTGCTCCCAATCTTCACCACCTGTCTCAATCCACCACCGGAGATGTCGTCCATCCCGACCCACACTGCCGCGACGGAGACGTTGTCGGCCTCGTCCGTCGGCGAGCTCAGCTCGTCGGCTGCGACTTGCAAGACGGAGAACGTCGTCCGGAAGTTGCGGCGACGCCGGCTGTgcgagagggaggcggcggtggcgcagcGAGGTTCAGACGTGGTGGAGCAGTTGTCTCTTCCGCCGCGCCCGGATCCCCGCACCCCTTCCCTCCAAGCACTGACGCGGATTACACTTTCCGACTCCATTGGGACATAGGATGATGTGACCGCCGGCTGGGTCATTCCGGTGAGCTTTCCGCCCACGCAGATGCCGCCGGTCGACGTGTGTGACTCCCCGCAGCTCGTTCGGGCGCGGATGAGCACGGGCACCGGCAGTGCTCAGGTTGGCCTCGACATGTTCGACGGAATGACCGAATAAGACTCGGTGTGTTTTCCTTGCGCCTGTCCGATCAGATTTTAGCATAGAGAACTATTTTATTTCGCACATAATGAATGCTTGCAAACAACAATCATGTAGGGGCGTTCTTGTCCAACATGATCAATGACAATGAAGATCCAATCGAAATGGAGTATGAATTGGTGGCCAATCCGAGCAAGAagaagacgaagacgaagacgcCAAAGGCAAGAGGTCTGGCATTCTCAAGATTTGAGGACATCTTGTTAGTGAAAGCTTGGTTGGCCATGACGATGGATCCAATAAGCTCTCAGGAATGACCCAGTCGGCCGTCGAATCCTCATATGTCCCAACGTGGTCGAACGGCGTAATCCGAGTCGATGCTCGGATGGAAGGGGTGGGTTCCGGGTGCAGCGGGGGAGACAGCTGCTCGACCATGTCTGAATCTTCCTGCGACGCTGCCAccgcctctctctctatctctctatctcacCGCCGGGGTTGCTGTAATTTTTGGGCGATGTTCTCCTCCTTGTAAGACGGAGCCGACGAAGTGACCCCGACGGACGAGGCGGACCGCGTGTCCATCGCGGCGGCCGAGGACGGGCTGGACGACATCTCTGGCGGTGGATCGGGACCGGTGGTTAGTATAGGGAGCAAGGGCGGAGGACAGTGAGGGCTCGGGCGCGGGAAAGGTTGGAGGGCGACGGGAGGAGGAAGGGTTTGGTGGATTTGGTGCAGTTGCGGTGGGGTAGGGCTGTCGGGTCCGACCTGGCGGTCGTACCGGGCGTGCCTGGGTGACCCATATTTGAGATATGTGGGGTGTCGGTCAGCCCGGGCATTTGAGGCCCATTTAAGGAGCCCGTCTAGGTCAAAATTTCGTGACCGGTCCGTGACCGGGTGACCCACCCTGGTGTATGAGGTTGGTTTGAGGTGCCCGACTATAAATGCTCTTAGCATTCGATCGTTTGAGCACCTCCATTGCTTGATTGATTGGAGATTGCTCCATGTCGGCGTCATTGATTGAATTCCTAGCCTATCACAGACCATGTTCTAAACTCGGATAGTGTAACGACACTTGAACATGAGGTGGGCGGTGCTTTTCGTTTTCCTTTTGCATAGTTGACAAATAGTACAGTTGGGCCAACCTCTGCGAAGCAATATGTCTGTTGTCGAAATCCTATCTTGAATATTAAGCCAAGAAAAGAATACAATCTTCTGAGGGGCCCAGATCTTCCAAACTAACCGTGACATGTCCAAGTTGATCAATCCAGCAAACTGCATCAGATAAGCGGTTGCGGCGGAGTAGTATCCATCGGCAGTGACATTCCACCGGATGCCATCACTAGTGCCCAGCGAGAGTTGAACCTCTTGGCATTCGCACAAACGTAAAATAATTGTTGGATGAGGGCAACAGAGAGATCCTGGGATGATGATGGAGGCGTTGGTAGGGGCTACGACGCCCTACGATGTCTCGGTGGCCGCCGGAGAGGCACAACGGCGGCGGTAGGCGAGGAGAGTGTGGATGCAAAGCAAGCGAGACCGAGCAGGAAAGGATGAGAAGTGGGCCAGAAGGGGGATTTGAGTGGGCCGGGGGTGTCAGAGTCCTACTTGACGGCGGTTCACACTACTGCAGAATGATAAAGTACGGTGTTGGACGACAAATAGGTCTGGCCAGATGCGGGCAGTTTGAGGGCCAGCGTTGCAGATGCCCTTAGAATCTTATTTGATGCTGCATCAATTTTATCGACCATAGTAATAGTCGTTCGGTGAATTGTGAGCATGCTAGGGATATGttttttcttgagcttgcatgtgagGGATTAATTAGCCAGGATGTTTCAAGCGTTGAAACCTCTGAAGTTGGATTTTTGATGGGTTGATCTTCCATGTGTTCGAAAGGGACAAATAGTGACCATTTCACCTGGAGAAAGCAAACTAGCTGGCTCAGTTGCTCGCTGTCAAGCTTGAGCAGGTATGATTTGATTGTTGTTTTGATAGATTTGGTTTGGTTTGTTGATCTGGCCAAAAGAAAAAGATTGGTGATGGAGACCGTGTAGGTCATTGTCAGCAGTCATTATTACACTTTTTCGGTTATTATTGACGGGTGGTTGGAGTAGCAAACGTTGTTGAGCATTGGAGCCCCACCACTCGTACGTTCTTGGTAAAGATAGAGCATTGCAGTGACATGCATGTAATGTAGCTCTAGTCATAGAGCATGGCCAGCAAAACGGCACATTATTTCTGGGACTGCCAAATGGGCAAGATGAAAGATGCATAGGCCTATGCTAGTTGAAAAAGCTACAACGCAGGCAGCTTCCCGGTTGTTTCCTCACTGCCCAGACCGCACTCCACTCGAGGGCGAGACTCCCTTCTCCCTCCCTGGCTTTCATCAGACCGGAGTATAGCCGCTGCGTCAAGAGGCTACATAAACAGCTCCCAAATAGCTAGCTAGCGCTCCAGCCGGCACCACAAGTCATAGCCATCCGAGCAGTGAGGGTGAGTCCCCTCCCCTTCCGTCTTCCTTAGCTCTAGCTCGTTGGATCTACTCACCCTCCCTCTCGATGAATGTGTGTTCCATCTTTAAAAGTCTTTcttcttgtttcttttgcagaaagGAAAATTTAACAGTACAGCAAGACTCCTCCAGAAGCAAGCACACCAAGCCATCCGACCACTGACGGTGAGTCCCCCCTTCCACCCCTAGCTAGCCTAGCTCGTCGGATCTACTCCCTCTGGATCTTCTCACTGAAATCTTCTCAGCAGTTGAAAAATTAAGCCAACCAACTAACCGTGTTCTCCTCTCAATCTTCTCACTGAAATATTTCTTCTTGTTTCATTTGCAGACAGAAAACTAGAAGCTTGGATCCACCGTCACCATGGACGGCAACAAGAAGCTTGTGACCGCGGCCGAGAAGACCATTCCAGCTACCGTCCAGCGGGCCAGCAGATGGGCGCTCTACAACGCCTGCTTCACCGTGGGCCACGCGGTCACCTACGCACTCCTCCAGGTACTCTACGCAACTAGAGCAGCTTCGCTGGATGATGGACATTCCGAATTTCCGATGGATTCATCATGTTGATGCTTGGGTGTGGACCGTGGTGTGGTGTTGGTCTGCGTGGGTGCAGTCCTCCTTCGCCCTGCGGTGCGTCCAGTGGACGGACGCCAAGGCCGCCCAGGAGAGCGCCCTCTGTCTCTGGATGCTGCGCTGCGCCGTACTCCAGGCGGCCGCGGCGGCGCTGGCGCTGCACCTGTCGTGCCGCCGCCGCTGGGTCCGCCACGCCCTGGCCTACCTCGCGCTCGTGGTCGCCTTCGTCGGCCACTGCATGTACGTCGCCGCcgtccgcctcctcctcgccgctgACTGCCCTGGATACGTCTTGCTCAGGATCTTGTGCACCGCGTACATTGCCTTCTTCCTATGGGGCGACCTGCTCTACTTCCTTGGCCTCCTCCTGGGAGGTGACAACTGATGAGCAGGGCAAAGCAGCAGTGCGTAGGCAGCCGATCGATTAGTTCAGCAAGCTGCAGATATGTCCATGGATCAACTGATGTTCGTTCATGAggtactgatgaagtgatggaataAGAAAGTAGAGTATGCATTATGCTACGACCATTGATGGAGTGCGCTATGTCTGAATTTACCTAGTGTTAATTGGATGGGTCtgactatatactccctccgttccataatgtagtacctatagatttttacaaaagtcaaacattacaaactttgaccatgtatatagagaaaagtaggtacatctagaataccaaatgcatCTTATTGGATACATCGTGAGTGATATTTTCAAAATAtacatgtttggtattgtagatgtagacaattttctctatacacttggtcaaagttggcaaagtttgacttttacaaaaatctataggcactacattatggaatggagggagtactacttagtACTGTTTGTGTAATGTGAGCTATATAAATAGCCTGGATTGTGGCCGGCTTTGATGTATATATTAGACCTTTTCATTTCCCTGCATTATGATTATCACAGATGACGGAGTTATATATGATCCAGCTTCGGTATAGTTGATGTTGGTGAAATTGTTACTAAAGTTTAATTATATCTATTTTCATCCCTCGCTCATGCTGTTTATGGTTGTGGAGTGAGCCATGGTTTTTCATTCATTCCGGCAACCGCTGACGTATATGAATGTATTCCGCCGGGGTTCAGGTGAGGTGTGACCAGCTGTGATTTTGGTCCGGCCAGATTTTTTGATGCAGNNNNNNNNNNNNNNNNNNNNNNNNNNNNNNNNNNNNNNNNNNNNNNNNNNNNNNNNNNNNNNNNNNNNNNNNNNNNNNNNNNNNNNNNNNNNNNNNNNNNNNNNNNNNNNNNNNNNNNNNNNNNNNNNNNNNNNNNNNNNNNNNNNNNNNNNNNNNNNNNNNNNNNNNNNNNNNNNNNNNNNNNNNNNNNNNNNNNNNNNNNNNNNNNNNNNNNNNNNNNNNNNNNNNNNNNNNNNNNNNNNNNNNNNNNNNNNNNNNNNNNNNNNaaaatttcgtgttttgaccctttttgcaaaCAAATTCAGGATCTGACCTTCATTCGAAAAAATTTCGTGATCTGACCCTTTTCCTACCGCCATCATCCTTGGCGGTAGGGTAACACTGCCTACCGCCACAGGCTATGGCGGTAGGACTTGATTGCGCCGTCACGGCCGTTTGACGTTGAAACTATCCTACCACCATAGTCTTCGGCGGTAGGATCTAGAATATATAATTTACGTATGGCGTCCAATACTAGTATGTTAACTCTGTTGGCAGGTTGTCTAGCGCGTGTAGGTTCTAGGCTGCAGGTCTCGGGTTCGAGCCTCCCTATTGCCAAATTTTATGTTCATTTTTATTTTGCCCAATAAACAATAAACAATTTGTCCAGTTAATATTAGGATATAAATcatttataaaaatatattttttatttatCTGTAACTGTTTAAAAAAATCGctcaaagatatatatatatatatgtatacgaATATGATCAATTGGTCTCACATATTACCTGCATAAAAAAGATTTGAAAGGCTATTCACCGAGATCAATTGGTCTCACACATTATTGGCCCCACATATCTCTTCATCGTTCGTATATGAAGCCTCCCTGATAGTTAGGTCGTTGCATTCACCTTCAGTTCTTTGCTTCATCATCTCCTTTTGCCCTCAATTAATCCCTGTCCTTGGACCTTCGTTTTCCCTCAGAAGCACTGCTAGACTGGGGAACTCCCTTGGCGGAGCAGGAGCAGCAGTGGCAGCTAGCTTGCACTTTGTCAAGGTGAGTGCTCCATCTTCATCTTAAATTGCTCAACGCTTTTGGAATCAGTCCGACTTCTAGGTTACAGTTTGTATATGTTTTTTTTGAAACTTGTGTTCTAACACTGGAACCCAAGAAAGGATGAAATACAAAGTAACATATGATGAGAACTTAATTGGAGAGCGCCTAATCTTCGTGATGAGCAAAGAATAAAACTGCTCTCTCCCATGTATGTTACAGATCTAAGCCACAAAAGGACTGCAGAAAAACAAATCTTTGCGGAAATTTTATGAAACAGTTACATATAAgtaaaaaaattatttttataaaTAATCCATAGCTTAACAATATAATTGGACAAATTGCTTATCCCATCATATTCGT
Above is a window of Triticum dicoccoides isolate Atlit2015 ecotype Zavitan chromosome 5B, WEW_v2.0, whole genome shotgun sequence DNA encoding:
- the LOC119305117 gene encoding uncharacterized protein LOC119305117, giving the protein MDGNKKLVTAAEKTIPATVQRASRWALYNACFTVGHAVTYALLQSSFALRCVQWTDAKAAQESALCLWMLRCAVLQAAAAALALHLSCRRRWVRHALAYLALVVAFVGHCMYVAAVRLLLAADCPGYVLLRILCTAYIAFFLWGDLLYFLGLLLGGDN